A segment of the Chaetodon trifascialis isolate fChaTrf1 chromosome 2, fChaTrf1.hap1, whole genome shotgun sequence genome:
GCCGTCTGTCATTGGAGTGAACTGTGACGTGGGTAGCAAACCGGCTTGATAGGGGGAACTATGTTCTTCACAGTGTTTACATGTGACCACTTGAACACCTTTTGCTGATTGATCTCACACTGAATTCATTGTGTTCTGTTCTCAAATGTTCCGTTTGTCCAAAAACATTCCCTCTATACTTATGAGAAGAATTTTTTTGAAACATTCCAGCAGCGTAATGACTATTGTCTATATAGCCTTTAGGAACATGGACTGAGTGACAGTTCTTGTACTATTACATTGGTTGACAAATTGCCTGCATGTAAAGCAAAACGTCCCCGTAAGGCAGTTTGGTTTGCAGACAGCAGTCAAtagcaaacacaacaaattaGCAAAATGAGGTGGCCCATACAATGCATACATGCCTACACAGTAATCATAGGTACAGGTTAACAACAACATCACTGCTGGCAGTTGTCACCTGTCAACAAAACCATCACAGAGctcagtggggaaaaaaataaattgtaaagcaagagaaaaggaaaatgaaaagggaaCCATATTACATCTATCACTAGTCACAAGAGAAATCACAAGGGTTTGAAAAGCCCATGGCTGAAGGAATAAGACCTCACATACATTGTTGCACCTGTAGTGAGGTAAAACTTCTGCCTTGATTGAAGCAAATTAAAACTCACGATGAAAAGGTTGTTGGGAGTCCTACAAGATGACCTGAGCTTTCTGTGTGGCTCTGACTCTCCAGCTTTCAACAGAGACTTGTCGACATTAAAACTTCTGAGCTtccttaaaaagaaaaacagtctgaaaaGTTAGTCTTATCACCCAGGGTAGTTCCAGAGTCGTGTTTAATTCATCCATTTGTGCCTGTTGCAATGAAACACTGATAAAAAATGTCTCAGTTACAAATGATATGTGAAAGATGAGCAGTAACAAAATCCATCTCAGAGATCCTATGATGTGACAGTATGCTATCACAGATTTTGTTCATCCTTTGGAAAGACACTGACACTGGAACCATCTGTGTTTGAACGGAACAAAGTAGAGTTAGTTACTATATAAGAATAAAGCAAGGCAAGCCATGAGACTTAATCGATTTTTATATAAAAAGCTTTTACTCCAGCAGTGTGAATTGTGACCTAATTTGAAAGCACTTAAACATACAGAAATTAGTTTAGTTATTTGGTTATGTTTAAGTTTATTCAAGCATCCCCTTTAGAAGCACATGGATGTGCCTCCTGCCTTCCTGTGGTCCTGAAAATACAATAGAGACAGTATTGTATTATATAGTTGTTACAAAGACTACAGGGAAACTTCTAAAACTTCTCGGGGATTACAGTATTTGGAGGAAGCAGTGCTGCGAAATTATCTGAGGTCACATGTCAACATTATAAAAATAGTAAGGTGTTCTGCCCTAACAGGAACAACAGGAACTGATTGAGAGAGATCTACTTAAGTCCTCCACAGCCTTGGGAAAGAGGCAGAATAAGATATAAAGAAGCAAATGCATCACACAAAAGGTGAACAAGACTCAGAGTCTGTAGCCATGTTCggggctctgtgaggctgtatttagGCACAATGGTGGTAACTACAGTACaccaacatgctcacaatgacaattttaacatgctgatgttcaccatcttaatttTGCATGTTAGAATGCTGCAAAAAGTACAGCGGAGGCCAAACCAAAGCTGGGGCtgcattagttttgcaggtattttttCTTCAGCCAAAGTATCAGTTAGTTTGTGTGGATGATGGTGGTTGGTTAAGTCAGGGGATTATCAAAGTTATTACTGGTCATCCCGAGGAGGGCATGGCTATCTGTTTGAAAAAcggttgttgagacatttcactaaaaaccaGAGAAAGTCAACCTCACTGTGGTTCCAGATGAAAAGTTGGGAGATCCCAAAGTCATAAATTTTTCTCTGCAAATTATAATTATTTTTGACTTTTAACTGGATTTGTAGCACGTAAGCACAGATCACATATATGGCCACCTCATGTTGCTTCAGAAGGTCACCTTTCTTTTTGGAGGGGTAACTGTTCCGCAATGTCAGACCCACAGCTGAAGGAAGACTTCAAAAATGCTCACTGACATATTTAGAGAAGAAGACGAGTGGCATTCCTCAAATCGGgcacctcctctgctctgtctggcTGACATTCTCCATCCACGCTCAACAGCATGCAGAAAGAGCATGAACAGGCAAGAATGGCCAATCAGCTGTCAGTAAGCTAGTGCTCATGCCGTGCAAGCACAAATGTCACATACTTCAGCTACACAAACAGTGTCTACCCGCCTATTTACAGAACATGACGAGCACTTGAGGTCGAGCATTATTTAAAATGACAATACAAAATGTGCACTTGAAGTGTcgtcttttgtgtgtttgaaaatcATAGCGGTATTAAGGACGAAACTTTTTTACTTTCCGTCCACTCATGACTGATTGTATGAAgggtttgcaaaaaaaaaaaggcgtaACACATGAATCAATATACAAACATAAAAAGTGTAAAGCATGTTTATTGAGGAATATCCATTCAATCACAAGTATAtgcataaaaaaatataaacaaaccaaaaagacTGATCACACTCGCTAACTTCACATACTAACCATATGGTAAAAAACCTTGTGTTTGCAGACAATGCAGATGGGAATTCCTAGCTTCAGTCTGGTCATGAGCTCTTTGCTCTAGCGAGGTGGAAAACCCCGATGTGGCCCTCCCCTGCCCCTGAATCCTCCCCTGTCCCCACGGAAATTTGGTCGGTTTCTTTCACggcctctgtctccacctcttcctgcaTTTGGCCCTCCACGTCCCCCTCTGGGTGCTCCGCCACCACGGTCGGACTTCAGCTTAGCAGGAGGAGATTTGGGCCGCAGCCTCTCTATTTCCTCGGTGCAGCCGGATAGGTGGGAGTTAGGCAAGGAAAAATGTGAGGCGTAGGTCTCTGGGTTAAAGTTACTATTCGTCAAAGTGGGACCCACTGTCAGCCAGCctagaaaaagagggaaaaagccACACCATAGGCGTTGCGAGGCAAGCAGAGGAAAACGGCACACTAAGGAACTACAAGCAAGCATACAACATGCAGCTAACACCTGAATCTCACCTGGTCTGATGGTTGAGTCTCGCCCAAAGAGGTGCAACCTCCTGCGGCCCAAACAGAAATGCTCGATGATGTGGAAGATCTCCACAGGCTTCTCCACATTTCCCATCTCAGGCTCCTCTGTGATAATCAAGTCGATGTCCACATTGGCATGGATGAAGTCACCATCAGTACTCCTGCGCACTGTTCCTTTGATTCCCATGAGGCAGTGTTCCTGTTGTGGACATCACAATGTACAACTGAAACCAGTTTAACTTCATCATGCGCCGAGTCTTGTAAACTTTACGTATACAGACAGCAAATCCAAAAGTAATTATGTAGTatttactagtgctgtcaaaaatattgcgtttttaaggcgttaacgcaaatccattttaacggcgtcatttttttttatcgcacgattaacgctctttgtgagcGTGAaaaacttgtagttttttataagctgtggccactgctagtaacgttacaaaaactacaggatccgattgtaaaccggaaacaaaacaatgggcacgccccacgcatgttttggtctcacctgctcgctagctgtgaaagtgtaggcggatgtgaagcgcgaaacgccgaaatggatgcgagCAAgtttctgaatagaaagtttagtttcaaaatgttgccagatgggtcgactgacaagaccaaagctTGGAcggaggcatatggataccgcaactaaaaacaagcttactgcagccatagccaagtaatgttcattctttctggagagaaataaaaaactgCGTTGATGAgtctctggtgaataaacagaagagcatcatagtctgactgcttgtatgttcaaagaaaacttaagaaaggaaagtttcagccatggtttaactgcactataggctgagtcctagtttacaatgatgtgcactttgtaactttatcttgtatcaccctgttttgaccccttagaaagggttgttggaggggcttttttgtaaccaagtattttttttttttgtcatctgtttattgacagtgttaaattgtgtgagatttgatttattcaaatgtgaatgactgctcaaagtgagaatgttagtgtgaaatataacactacacattgttttcaataaaaaacatttgcacaaagcaagcctatccacttttccatgttgataagagcattaaaatgataattaatgggatatttagaatagataaaaatgtgcgattaattgcgagttaactatgacatttatgcgattaatcccgattaaatattttaatcgattgacagcacaaGTATTTACATTAACATACATTTCACACTTCGgctgggcctgtgtgtgtgtgcgtgtgtgtactgcACCTTGGTCCTCTGGAAAACTGCTTTTGGGTCCAATGCCTTGGTCTTGCCTGGGTTATTCTTGTTGGTCTTGATCCAACAAATGTCTTCACACCGCCTAAAGCCCCACTTcctcaaacactgaaaaggGTGTAAGTAATGAGGATAAGTATTGTGATGAACTACATACTGCATAGGCTAAACAAGTACTCAATTTAGGTCTGTTAATATAGACAGGTTATTTAGTTTGATTAATCTCAGTGCATGAGCGcattcattaaaacatcaaCGCAGAGCACGCACAGCACTGCTTCCCTTGTCCGTCGACTGTATCGCACAGCATGTGGTAAATCATAAGTAATATCAACTCAATTACAAAATTCAGTGctccagagaaaacaaaattatgAATAGCCAAAAAGCACGTGAGCTACTGTgcatttttcacttttacttGCACCACATTTCCGAGTAATCTGCACGAAACATCATGTTTTGGCTTTCATTCCAGTTTGGCTGGTTCCTGGTTCTTTGTTTGTAGTAGGTAAATGCTCCTAAAAATAGTAGCCATTGTGGAGAAGCAGCTTTCCATGTGTCTTCTTATATTAAAGAAGATCACTCTCTCCCCTTTTAAAGTCTGTCCACACTTAGCTTTTTGGTGATTTTGGTAATGGCACTATCAAAACGATCAAAACAATTTGAGAGACTTCAGTCACAcatcctctctccttttaagaaaatgtaaatgctgaCATTGATTTGCAATATTTGGTTTGATGACCTTTGGACGGGCTATGGGGAAAACCTCGATAAACTTCCCAGTTTGAATCATAAagttgtggggaaaaaaagcaagcgGTGTAATACATACCGGCTCTGGCCAAGGTTACAACAAAATCTATTTTCTCACACATCAGCCAGCCTGTGACTCACTGTTATTGACAAATACAAAGAGGACACACATCACACCAACGGCTGATGAAGAAATAACAAAGGTAAAACCGTTTGTCTCACAGCTTTCGGGACAGGAAACCAGGGCGTTTCTGCAGTGTGGCTTCAGCCTGAATAGTGTGGTATGAACAGATGTATTCCAAATGCATTTGCAGCTATCGTCACAATTTGGAAACAGTTGCCTAACTTGGCTGTACAACCACCTCATTATGAAACCTTATGAAACCCGGAAAGAATACAAGATAATCTGTACAGTGTTAAGACTTTCCCGTAATTTCCTGCAAGTTTCTGACTGAATGAGGGATCATGTTACCATTCTGCCCAAGTCCAGGCCCTCGCCAGAGCCACaccagagaaagacaaaggaacGCAGAGCTGATATCTCCTCGATTTCCAGTTTCATGATCTAcaagagcagagaaaggaaagaggaatgAGTAATTCATGTAATCTAGCTGCTCTTTACTGTCTGTTTCACATTGTGTGTTTGACACAAAGTATTCTTCTCTTTATATAGTATTCATAAATCActgtcacttttctttttccctgaGGCAGAGCCCTGTCATGAGAAAGCATGTCAAGACTGCCATTTACCCATCACATCTGCACAGCATTCTGGATCCTTGTTGCCCCCTACTGGGGACAGTCGGCAGCACATCCCAATTGATTTGCACTCCCAAGCTCTTTACATTGTCCATAACTGAATCAAACATGCctcttatttttgtttgaggTCTTTCAGTGTGACCTCCAGTGAATATTTATTCACATACTGGCACAAATcagacaaacatgcatgcatacatacatcaTCCCAGGTCCAGAAACGTTCAGTGTGGCTGATGCCTGACTCTCTGTAGTATTCCTCTAAAGGAGGCTCAAGCAGAATTACATCAAACTTGCACTTTAAGTCCTGCAGGTCAAAATGTTCTGGGTCAGCCTGAAGGTacctaaacacacagacacacacgctgtaaACGCAGCCGACACTTTTCAAAACAGGTGATTCTTAAATTGACTTCTTTTCTCTAGTATAATCACACCAACCAATCAGGTAAATAATTACACTGCCATTCACATCATCATTTGACATACATGGGAGGGGTGTTGGTGGTGGAGATGAGTTCGTCCTTCAGTCTGATCAGCTCTCGAAGTTTAGGGTATTCTTCAAATCGGTCAGCCAAGCCTGAACCACAGATGACAGAGAGGTCAGAAGcgcacacatgcgtgcacacatacttgAAACTCACGCACGCACTAGTGCACACTCACCAACATCTCGAATGAAGTTTTGTGGCCTGTGCCCCGTGTCAACGAAGTGCTGACAGTAGTCATTGTGAGGGTTCAAGCTCTGGGTCccctgaaaatgaatgaatgaatgtaataCAAGAAAAAGGATGGCCGGGTAAAAGGCTCATTAGAAAAGTATAGAAAGAGACAACATACGgtacatacagtatgagtaGCTCCATTTGAGCATTTTAATACACAGTTGGAACATGAACCACAAGTTCTTATATAATGTCTTCTAAATAGACACAGCACACCAACGGAAAATTTAATGATACACTTGGCAAATTTTTACTTTAATAGTGTGACTGACTCCTAATGGAGGTAATACAATGTGTTCACACTCAACAACAAAAGCACATATTGCGTGTTGTAATTACACTTGATGTTTGAGTAATGGAATTATGCACTTAAGTTGGCTCGAACCGGTAATTACAGTGAAACTCAAAGCAGTCTGACATTACGAACTGATGCCAGGTGGATTATGTGACTATGTGACCAACATTCCATCAGCTTTGCCGAAGCTCAGATCGAGGTTCAACCTGCCAACAAAATACTCGTCCTTCCAGCTTTGTATCACGAGTTTAAAAGAACGTGTTTATCTCACTGCTCCATTGTTTGATGATCACTTTGTGCCAGGGCTGAGCAATAAATCATTTCTTTTCAGTGACGCTTTTGGTTTCCAACGATCATGAAAACAAGATAATTAAGATAGAATGAATACTGTGCCGCATTCTGTTTGGCAGTGATACTCCCATTCACCACACCCTTTCGCTTTATAGGAGGCCACTTTCACCCCTCCCTAAAATACCAAACTCAGTCTTGGTAAAGACTGTGACATGTTCGTTCAGCTCGATGATGGAGAGAATTCAGCTGTTAGACAGGAAGGTATCACATGgtgatgtacacacacacaaacctaaGCATGTAACAGCTTCCAGCACATGTATCGGCTCTCAACAGtgatgactctgtgtgtgtgtgtgtgtgtgtgtgtgtgtgtgtgtgtgtgcgtgtgtgtgtgcgtgtgtgtgtgtgtgtgtgtgagatgtgcaGGGCTGATCAGAGAAAACTCAGATGAATCAGATAAATCACACAGCTACAACACCTGACAATGACACAGGAAAATCTTTATCTGAATGTCTGATCTCACTTActctttttttcaattttatcaCTGTGGGTAAATCTAGAATTCTGACAACTCGTTTTCGCTGGTGAAAGCGACAGCAACAGCACAATCAGGAATTGTTGCATGTCTGACCTAATTTCCCTATGATGTGCTCATGACTTCCTTAATTGCCATCATAATTCTAATGCTGaacatgacacacaaacacaccgcaAAGGGCTTCcttaaaatgcaacatacaacCAGCTGCAGAATTAAAGATGCACAAATATGGCTAAAATGATTGCATTTAGAGATTTTTCTTTGGGAACAAAACTGCATTATTGCACCTCAGAGGGTGAATATATAACAGCAGCTCTTTCAAGTTAGCTCAAATCCCAAATACACTTTGAAAGTACAGAGTTGTCAGACTGTGAA
Coding sequences within it:
- the mettl14 gene encoding N(6)-adenosine-methyltransferase non-catalytic subunit METTL14 isoform X1, with amino-acid sequence MNSRLQEIRERQKLRRQLLAQQLGAESADSIGAVLNSKDELKEIEETRETCRSSLDSSAVPSKRKSQTEGEDTEDDVEEQKDEVEVQQPDESNPYEEVYKDSSTFLKGTQSLNPHNDYCQHFVDTGHRPQNFIRDVGLADRFEEYPKLRELIRLKDELISTTNTPPMYLQADPEHFDLQDLKCKFDVILLEPPLEEYYRESGISHTERFWTWDDIMKLEIEEISALRSFVFLWCGSGEGLDLGRMCLRKWGFRRCEDICWIKTNKNNPGKTKALDPKAVFQRTKEHCLMGIKGTVRRSTDGDFIHANVDIDLIITEEPEMGNVEKPVEIFHIIEHFCLGRRRLHLFGRDSTIRPGWLTVGPTLTNSNFNPETYASHFSLPNSHLSGCTEEIERLRPKSPPAKLKSDRGGGAPRGGRGGPNAGRGGDRGRERNRPNFRGDRGGFRGRGGPHRGFPPR
- the mettl14 gene encoding N(6)-adenosine-methyltransferase non-catalytic subunit METTL14 isoform X2, producing MLGAESADSIGAVLNSKDELKEIEETRETCRSSLDSSAVPSKRKSQTEGEDTEDDVEEQKDEVEVQQPDESNPYEEVYKDSSTFLKGTQSLNPHNDYCQHFVDTGHRPQNFIRDVGLADRFEEYPKLRELIRLKDELISTTNTPPMYLQADPEHFDLQDLKCKFDVILLEPPLEEYYRESGISHTERFWTWDDIMKLEIEEISALRSFVFLWCGSGEGLDLGRMCLRKWGFRRCEDICWIKTNKNNPGKTKALDPKAVFQRTKEHCLMGIKGTVRRSTDGDFIHANVDIDLIITEEPEMGNVEKPVEIFHIIEHFCLGRRRLHLFGRDSTIRPGWLTVGPTLTNSNFNPETYASHFSLPNSHLSGCTEEIERLRPKSPPAKLKSDRGGGAPRGGRGGPNAGRGGDRGRERNRPNFRGDRGGFRGRGGPHRGFPPR